The Streptomyces europaeiscabiei genome window below encodes:
- the ahcY gene encoding adenosylhomocysteinase produces MTTVDNRQDFKVADLSLAAFGRKEITLAEHEMPGLMAIRKEFAATQPLAGARIMGSLHMTVQTAVLIETLVALGAEVRWVSCNIFSTQDHAAAAIAVGPNGTPENPQGVPVFAWKGETLEEYWWCTEQALTWPNTPTGGPNMILDDGGDATMLVHKGVQYEKEGKVPSADTAESDEHRVVLELLDRTITEGSQKWTQLASEIRGVTEETTTGVHRLYEMQRDGDLLFPAINVNDAVTKSKFDNKYGCRHSLIDGINRATDVLIGGKTAVVFGYGDVGKGCAESLRGQGARVIVTEIDPICALQAAMDGYQVTTLDEVVETADIFITTTGNKDIIMAADMAKMKHQAIVGNIGHFDNEIDMAGLAKIPGIVKDEVKPQVHTWKFADGKVLIVLSEGRLLNLGNATGHPSFVMSNSFADQTLAQIELFTKPEEYPTGVYTLPKHLDEKVARLHLDALGVKLTTLSPEQASYIGVEIDGPYKSDHYRY; encoded by the coding sequence ATGACGACTGTCGACAACCGACAGGACTTCAAGGTCGCCGATCTCTCCCTGGCCGCTTTCGGCCGCAAGGAGATCACCCTCGCCGAGCACGAGATGCCCGGCCTGATGGCGATCCGCAAGGAGTTCGCCGCAACTCAGCCGCTGGCCGGCGCCCGGATCATGGGCTCGCTGCACATGACCGTGCAGACCGCCGTCCTGATCGAGACCCTGGTCGCCCTGGGCGCCGAGGTCCGCTGGGTGTCCTGCAACATCTTCTCCACCCAGGACCATGCCGCCGCCGCCATCGCGGTCGGCCCGAACGGCACGCCCGAGAACCCGCAGGGCGTCCCGGTCTTCGCCTGGAAGGGCGAGACCCTGGAGGAGTACTGGTGGTGCACGGAGCAGGCGCTGACCTGGCCGAACACCCCCACCGGCGGCCCGAACATGATCCTGGACGACGGCGGCGACGCCACCATGCTCGTCCACAAGGGCGTCCAGTACGAGAAGGAAGGCAAGGTCCCCTCCGCCGACACCGCCGAGTCCGACGAGCACCGCGTCGTCCTCGAACTCCTCGACCGGACCATCACCGAGGGCTCGCAGAAGTGGACCCAGCTCGCCTCGGAGATCCGCGGCGTGACCGAGGAGACCACCACCGGCGTCCACCGCCTGTACGAGATGCAGCGCGACGGCGACCTCCTGTTCCCGGCGATCAACGTGAACGACGCCGTCACCAAGTCGAAGTTCGACAACAAGTACGGCTGCCGCCACTCCCTGATCGACGGCATCAACCGCGCCACCGACGTCCTCATCGGCGGCAAGACCGCGGTCGTCTTCGGCTACGGCGACGTGGGCAAGGGCTGCGCGGAGTCCCTGCGCGGACAGGGCGCCCGTGTCATCGTCACCGAGATCGACCCGATCTGCGCTCTGCAGGCGGCGATGGACGGCTACCAGGTCACCACGCTCGACGAGGTCGTCGAGACGGCCGACATCTTCATCACCACGACCGGCAACAAGGACATCATCATGGCCGCCGACATGGCCAAGATGAAGCACCAGGCCATCGTCGGCAACATCGGCCACTTCGACAACGAGATCGACATGGCCGGCCTCGCGAAGATCCCCGGCATCGTCAAGGACGAGGTCAAGCCCCAGGTCCACACCTGGAAGTTCGCGGACGGCAAGGTCCTCATCGTCCTGTCCGAGGGCCGCCTGCTGAACCTGGGCAACGCCACCGGTCACCCGTCGTTCGTGATGTCCAACTCCTTCGCGGACCAGACGCTGGCCCAGATCGAGCTGTTCACCAAGCCCGAGGAGTACCCCACCGGCGTCTACACGCTGCCCAAGCACCTCGACGAGAAAGTCGCCCGCCTTCACCTCGACGCGCTCGGTGTGAAGCTCACGACGCTCAGCCCGGAGCAGGCCTCGTACATCGGCGTCGAGATCGACGGCCCGTACAAGTCGGACCACTACCGCTACTGA
- a CDS encoding cation diffusion facilitator family transporter, with protein MSASGGTKAIVAALAANLAIAVAKFVAFVFSGSSSMLAESVHSLADSGNQGLLLLGGKKAQREATPQHPFGYGRERYIYAFLVSIVLFSVGGMFAIYEGYEKIKEPHEIENWYWPVGVLVFAIIAETFSFRTAIKESNTLRGTQSWKDFVRHAKAPELPVVLLEDLGALVGLILALGGVGLALATGDGVWDGIGTLCIGVLLILIAIVLAAETKSLLLGEAAGVEDVRKIEAAIVDGDTVPAIIHMRTLHLGPEELLVAAKIAVRHDETATEVANAIDAAEARIREAVPIARVIYLEPDIYSEAEAAKGADPEAAPGGPAPTTEH; from the coding sequence ATGAGCGCGTCAGGCGGCACCAAGGCGATCGTGGCGGCACTCGCCGCCAACCTCGCGATCGCGGTAGCGAAGTTCGTGGCGTTCGTCTTCAGCGGCTCGTCATCGATGCTCGCGGAGTCCGTGCACTCCCTCGCCGACTCCGGCAACCAGGGCCTGCTCCTCCTCGGCGGCAAGAAGGCCCAGCGCGAGGCGACCCCGCAACACCCCTTCGGCTACGGCCGCGAGCGCTACATCTACGCCTTCCTCGTCTCCATCGTCCTCTTCTCCGTCGGCGGCATGTTCGCCATCTACGAGGGCTACGAGAAGATCAAGGAACCGCACGAGATCGAGAACTGGTACTGGCCGGTCGGCGTCCTCGTCTTCGCGATCATCGCCGAGACCTTCTCCTTCCGAACCGCCATCAAGGAGTCCAACACGCTCCGCGGCACCCAGTCCTGGAAGGATTTCGTCCGCCACGCCAAGGCCCCCGAGCTCCCGGTCGTGCTCCTTGAGGACCTGGGCGCGCTCGTCGGTCTGATCCTCGCCCTCGGCGGCGTCGGCCTGGCCCTCGCCACCGGCGACGGCGTCTGGGACGGCATCGGCACGCTCTGCATCGGTGTCCTGCTCATCCTCATCGCGATCGTCCTGGCCGCCGAGACCAAGTCGCTGCTCCTGGGCGAGGCCGCCGGCGTGGAGGACGTCAGGAAGATCGAGGCCGCGATCGTCGACGGCGACACGGTCCCCGCCATCATCCACATGCGCACGCTCCACCTCGGCCCCGAGGAGCTGCTGGTCGCCGCCAAGATCGCCGTCCGGCACGACGAGACGGCCACCGAGGTCGCCAACGCGATCGACGCCGCCGAGGCCCGCATCCGCGAGGCCGTCCCGATCGCCCGCGTCATCTACCTGGAGCCCGACATCTACAGCGAGGCGGAGGCCGCCAAGGGCGCCGACCCCGAGGCCGCCCCCGGCGGCCCGGCGCCCACCACCGAACACTGA
- the manA gene encoding mannose-6-phosphate isomerase, class I, whose product MDRLDNTVRPYAWGSTTAIPQLLGVAPTGEPQAEMWMGAHPGAPSRTGRGPLTEVIDEDPERELGFQTVAKFGPRLPFLLKLLAAGAPLSLQVHPDLEQAREGYEDEERRGIPIDAGHRNYKDANHKPELICALTEFDGLCGFRAPLQAAALLAALDVDSLKPYVDLLHAHPEEAALREVLTAVLSADPEDMSHTVTEAADACARLGGAHAPYADIAHHYPGDPGVIAAMLLNHVRLQPGEALFLGAGIPHAYLNGLGVEIMANSDNVLRCGLTPKHVDVPELLRIVRFEATDPGVLRPEASPDGEEVYETPIDEFRLSRLVLPEATAPHDLTRATPQILLCTAGSVRAGEHTLAPGESVFVPADEKAEVSGPGTLFRATVVA is encoded by the coding sequence ATGGACCGCCTCGACAACACCGTCCGCCCCTACGCCTGGGGTTCGACCACCGCCATCCCGCAGCTCCTCGGCGTGGCCCCCACCGGCGAGCCGCAGGCGGAGATGTGGATGGGCGCCCACCCCGGCGCACCCTCGCGCACCGGGCGCGGCCCCCTCACCGAGGTGATCGACGAGGACCCGGAACGTGAGTTGGGGTTCCAGACGGTCGCCAAGTTCGGCCCCCGCCTCCCGTTCCTCCTGAAGCTCCTCGCCGCCGGCGCCCCCCTCTCCCTCCAGGTCCACCCCGACCTCGAACAGGCCAGGGAGGGCTACGAGGACGAGGAGCGGCGCGGAATCCCGATCGACGCGGGCCACCGCAACTACAAGGACGCCAACCACAAGCCGGAACTCATCTGCGCCCTCACGGAGTTCGACGGCCTGTGCGGTTTCCGCGCCCCGCTCCAGGCCGCCGCCTTGCTCGCCGCCCTCGACGTCGACTCCCTCAAGCCGTACGTCGACCTCCTGCACGCCCACCCCGAAGAGGCCGCACTGCGCGAGGTGTTGACCGCCGTCCTGAGCGCCGACCCCGAGGACATGTCCCACACGGTCACCGAGGCCGCGGACGCCTGCGCCCGCCTCGGCGGGGCCCACGCCCCCTACGCCGACATCGCCCACCACTACCCCGGAGATCCCGGCGTCATCGCCGCCATGCTCCTCAACCACGTACGCCTGCAGCCCGGCGAAGCCCTGTTCCTGGGCGCCGGCATCCCGCACGCGTACCTGAACGGCCTCGGCGTAGAGATCATGGCCAACTCCGACAACGTCCTGCGCTGCGGCTTGACCCCCAAGCACGTCGACGTCCCCGAACTCCTGCGCATCGTCCGCTTCGAGGCGACCGACCCCGGCGTCCTGCGCCCCGAGGCGTCCCCCGACGGCGAGGAGGTCTACGAGACCCCCATCGACGAGTTCCGCCTCTCCCGCCTCGTTCTCCCCGAGGCCACCGCCCCGCACGACCTCACCCGCGCCACCCCGCAGATCCTCCTCTGCACGGCCGGTTCGGTCCGCGCGGGCGAACACACGCTCGCCCCCGGCGAGTCCGTCTTCGTACCGGCGGACGAGAAGGCCGAGGTGTCCGGACCGGGCACCCTGTTCCGCGCCACCGTGGTCGCCTGA
- a CDS encoding SIS domain-containing protein, with product MLDESLLDTPEALSQADRRDLLRGAAEAGARVRTAIRLGTEAGIPDLKPDGRPRGLLIAGPGMASAGVADLLGALAGSSCPITRLHPTGVAPAAGALRWELPGWAGPVDLLLVATADGSEAGLAILVEQAYRRGSTVVAVAPAGTPVADAVEAAHGLFVPMATAPYEQEVPLGAAAPGVLWALLTPMLALLDRTGLVDAPPEALQKVADRLDRVAERCGPAIATYSNPAKTLAAELADVLPLIWTEGQTAGPVGRRFASALAELAGRPALAAQLPEALASHTVLLTGPLAANADPDDFFRDRVEDAPVLHARVVLVRDRPTGGLSAVPAARELALGHDAAISELEPEEGSDLETLAEMIAITDFAAVYLSLASGA from the coding sequence ATGCTCGACGAATCGCTGCTAGACACCCCCGAAGCCCTGTCGCAGGCGGACCGCCGCGACCTGCTCCGCGGCGCCGCCGAGGCCGGCGCCAGGGTCCGTACGGCCATCCGCCTCGGCACCGAGGCCGGCATCCCGGACCTGAAACCGGACGGCCGCCCCCGCGGCCTCCTGATCGCGGGCCCCGGCATGGCCTCCGCGGGCGTCGCCGACCTGCTCGGCGCCCTCGCGGGGTCCAGTTGCCCCATCACCCGCCTCCACCCCACCGGCGTGGCCCCCGCCGCGGGCGCCCTCCGCTGGGAGCTGCCCGGCTGGGCGGGCCCGGTCGACCTCCTCCTGGTCGCCACCGCGGACGGCAGCGAAGCAGGTCTGGCGATCCTCGTCGAACAGGCGTACCGCCGTGGCAGCACGGTCGTCGCGGTCGCCCCGGCCGGCACCCCTGTGGCCGACGCGGTGGAAGCCGCCCACGGCCTCTTCGTACCGATGGCGACCGCCCCGTACGAGCAGGAGGTGCCCCTCGGCGCCGCCGCCCCCGGAGTCCTGTGGGCGCTGCTCACCCCGATGCTCGCGCTGCTGGACCGTACGGGCCTGGTCGACGCCCCGCCGGAGGCCCTGCAGAAGGTCGCCGACCGACTCGACCGGGTCGCCGAGCGCTGTGGCCCGGCGATCGCCACCTACAGCAACCCCGCCAAGACGCTCGCCGCCGAGCTGGCCGACGTGCTCCCGCTGATCTGGACCGAGGGCCAGACCGCGGGACCGGTGGGTCGTCGTTTCGCCTCCGCGCTCGCCGAACTGGCGGGCCGCCCCGCCCTCGCCGCCCAGCTCCCAGAGGCCCTTGCCTCACACACGGTGCTGTTGACCGGCCCGCTCGCCGCGAACGCCGACCCCGACGACTTCTTCCGCGACCGCGTCGAGGACGCACCCGTCCTGCACGCGCGCGTGGTGCTCGTCCGAGACCGCCCGACCGGCGGTCTGAGCGCCGTCCCGGCAGCTCGCGAGCTGGCCCTCGGCCACGACGCCGCGATCAGCGAGCTGGAACCCGAGGAAGGCAGCGACCTGGAAACCCTCGCGGAGATGATCGCCATCACGGATTTCGCCGCCGTTTACCTGTCGCTCGCTTCCGGAGCCTGA
- a CDS encoding Trm112 family protein produces the protein MALEAGLLEILACPACHAPLAEEDTELACTSQECGLAYPIRDGIPVLLVDEARRPA, from the coding sequence ATGGCGCTCGAAGCCGGCCTCCTGGAGATCCTCGCCTGCCCGGCGTGCCACGCCCCCCTAGCGGAGGAGGACACCGAGCTGGCCTGTACCAGCCAGGAATGCGGCCTCGCCTACCCGATCCGGGACGGCATCCCCGTACTCCTCGTCGACGAGGCCCGCCGCCCCGCGTGA